The region ATTCTATTACTTAACCTATTTAATAATCTATAGAAAAAAACAGCGGTAACTGATCCCAAGATATTAGCCAAATAATCATATAGTTCGGCACTCCGAGATATAAAAACCAACATCTGTAAGATCTCTATAAGCAATCCAAAAAGAACAGCAACCGATACACCTATTAATATAGATTGCTTGGTAATTCCTCCAGATTTACGCTCAATATTACATTCCGATATCAGAAGTACAGTAAACACCGCATACAACCCAAAGTGAACAATTTTATCTAAATGAGGTATGTGTAAAAAACTCATACTCGGGAACTCCGATGAGGGAGCACCACATAGAATTAGTATTATTAAAGCCCACAGAATTGAATTAATATGCTGTTTTATGAATTTTATCATTTGAAATTCTCCTCTTTTGGCATTACCTTTAGAGCAGCAAAACTAAAATTAATTTTTCAATCATGTTTGAAAAGCAAATTTATATCGACCGTAGATTAAAACTACGAAAGAAAATTAAATCGGGAATTGCCATTATTATGGGCAATACCGAAAGTCCGATGAACTACCCAGGAAATACTTTTCGTTTCCGTCAGGATAGTAGTTTCCTTTACTTCTTCGGGCTTGATGTTCCTAATCTCATTGGTATCATTGATATCGAGGATGGTAAAGATTGCCTTTACGGCGATGATTTCGATATCGATGATATTATTTGGATGGGCCCTCAGCCAAAGCTTAAAGAACTGGGCGAAAAAGTTGGTGTTCTCTCAACACATCCTCTTAAAGAGTTAAACACTACCATTTCAAGGGCAATTCGACATGGGAGAAGAATTCATATCATTCCTCCTTATCGCGCCGAGAATATCTTAACACTTGAGCGTTTACTGGGTATCAACCAATCCTTCATAAAAACCTACACCTCAGTAGAGCTTATAAAGGCTATTGTTAGCCTGAGATCTATTAAGGAGGCCTGCGAGATTGAGGAAATTGAAAAGGCATGCGCCATTGGGTATAAGATGCACACCACTGCAATGAAAATGGCTAAGATTAGTGCACTTGAACGTGAAATTGCAGGAGCGATAGAGGGAATTGCAATTGGCAATGGAACAATGCCTTCGTTCCCGATAATTCTTTCGCAGAATGGCGAAACCCTTCACAATCATGATCACTCTCAAATTCTCCAGCAAGGTCGTTTGTTGTTGGTTGATGCCGGAGCAGAATCCGTTTCACACTATGCTTCGGATAACACCCGAACCATGCCCGTAGGAGGTAAGTTCACTCAGCAACAAAAAGACATCTACAACATTGTTTTGGCAGCCAATAACAAGGCAATAGAAATATCGAAGCCCGGTATGCTTTACCTCGATGTTCATAAAGCCTCGGCTCGCGCTGTAGTGGAAGGATTGTCGGCATTAGGAATAATGAAAGGCAACATTGATGACGCTGTTGAAAATGGTGCCCATGCTCTTTTCTACCCTCACGGTCTTGGTCATATGATGGGATTAGATGTACACGATATGGAAGATTTAGGCGAAAACTTTGTTGGCTACGATGACGAGGTCTCCCGTTCCGATCAATTCGGTACAGCCTACCTCCGTTGTGCCCGTCGCCTGCAACCAGGATTTGTTCTCACTGTAGAGCCTGGCATCTACTTTATCCCAGCGCTTATCGAAAAGTGGAAATCGGAGAAAATTAACGAGTCGTTCATTAACTACGCCAAACTAGCCGATTACGCCAACTTTGGAGGAATTCGCCTGGAGGACGACATTCTAATCACCGATAAGGGTTGCAGAATTCTAGGACAACGCATTCCTATCACCGTTGACGAAGTTGAATCGACTATGATGTAAGTTTTTTTGTCTTTTCGAACCGGCCTGCCAGTCGGCAGGCGAAGTGAGAAATCTAAAATAATTGTCAGTAAACAAAAAGACCTCCAATCGGAGGTCTCTTTTTATCTAGCGTCTAATGTCTTTAATCTTGCATCAGTCCTAAAACGCCTCCGACGCTGTAAAGTAAAACGCAGGTTCTCTATCCCGTGTAAAAGCAACATCAAAGCGCAGGTGAACATTCACGGGGTTTACTCGTGCTCGCAAACCTGCTCCGTATGAAACTTTTGATTTGGATATATCGAAAGTTTCAATATCGGGCGCAACGTCTCCTGCCGATGCAAATGCCGCTCCTTTTAACCATTTATATATAGGAAAACGATATTCTGCCTGAGCGCAAATCATCATTTTATCTCTGTACCGGCCTTTGTAGTATCCCCTAAGAATATCGCTACCGCCCAACGCTGGCATCATCTGAAAAGGAGTATCACCCCACGATAAATCTCCGTATACCTGCAATGCAAATACGTGTTTTGCTCCAAGCGCATAGAAATTTCTTAGGTCAATTGTTAACTTGGTAAAATCAAGATCACTACCGAATATTTTGCTGTAAACCAAAAGCGAGGCTTTGTAAAACTCCCCATCGGTTGGATAAAACATATTATCTCGGTTATCCCATGTTAACAAAAGCCCCAGCCCCGTTGTCAACTTATCGTTCATCCCAACCACCCCCTTGGCAAGAAGGCCATCTTTTTGGATATCTGCCACATGGTAGTAATTAACTTGCGCCTGTGCTCCCATCATTATAACCCCAAATAGCATTCTCTGTCGTTGCAGCAATAATGAAAAGTCTTTCGAGGTGAAGTTTTCCTCTAAAGAATCGTTAGTATTTCTTCCTATTCCAAAAAATTTATCGGGATAGTAGTTCAACTTTAAATGTCCCGAATAGTAAAAGTCCCTTGTTGATGTGTATATTTTGGGAAGCACCGACAGACTAACTTGATTTTTTAAGGTATAAACCGCACTGCCCTGAATGCTCGAAATCTTATTATCACCATTTTTATAGTAATAACCTCCCGATGCTCCAAAACCAACGTTAGTTTCCTCGCCATAAAATGCAATAGGTAAAACAACAAAATATCTTTTGGCTGTATCCTTTTCCGTTTTGGTTGAATCAATCTGAGCTTGAGTATTCTTAGCAAATATCAAGACTATAGGTAACAAGTAAAAAAATCGGATAGTATGGTTGTAAAATCGCATTTGTAAATATTTTTAGTTAGTCAAAAATAGCTGTTTTTATAGGAACCTATCAATGTTTTACTGTATAATAACCTTGTTGTCGTTTCAATTTAACTCAAATTTTGTGCCTGTTAGTAACTGCAAAATTGATGTTTAATTATTGTTGAAATTTTGGTTGATTGTTTTCAGTAAATATTTTTGGAGTGAATGCATTAAACATGATATATAAACATTACTCGGATTCGCAATAGGTAGAATCAACTTTTTCGTAGAACTTTTCACCGCCGTTATTAACATTCAAGAGGGATGTTAATAGTAGAAAAAAATTCAACACTTTCCTATTTCAACAGTTGTTAATAAAGTTTGAATATACCTGTGTTTCAGCAAACATTATTTCCTTTTTGATGTTAACAATTTGTTATCCCAATTTTAATAAGCATTTTTGCAAGCAAATCTTAATTTTGTTTTGAACTGAATTAACAGGTATTAATAATCATACTTTTTTATTTATTTAAAAATTTAAAAAGAAAATGAATAATAGTATTGTTAATAACTTAGGTTATGTTGACGAAAATTTAGATGGTAGCCTAAATTTAGTTGATGAGATTAACAAACTGCGGAAGGAGAAGAATGCTGTTATTCTAGCTCACTACTATCAGAACCCAGAAATACAAGATATTGCTGATTTTGTTGGTGATAGTTTAGCTTTATCGCAAAAGGCTGCAGAAGTAGATGCTAAGATTATTGTTTTTGCTGGAGTAAAATTTATGGCCGAAACAGCAAAAATACTTTCGCCAAAAAGTAAAGTTCTTTTGCCGGATTTGAATGCGGGTTGTAGCCTTGCTGAAGGTTGCAAGTTTGATGATTTTAAAAAGTTTATTGATCTGTATCCTAACCATAAGGTTGTTACTTACGTAAATACAACTGCTGATATTAAGAGTTTATCGTATATCTGCTGTACATCGTCTAATGCAGTTAAGGTTATCAAAAGTATTCCTCTTAATGAACCAATAATTTTTGCTCCAGATAGAAATTTAGGTAATTACCTAAAAGCATTAACCAAACGAGATAATATGATTGTTTGGGATGGTGCTTGCCATGTACACGATCAGTTTTCTTTAGAAAGGATACTAAAGTTAAAGGAAGAGTATCCCAATGCAAAATTTATTGCTCATCCTGAGTCTCCTAAACCCATTCTTACAATTGCCGATTTTATAGGATCAACTCAGGATTTGCTAGCATTTACTGAAAAAGATCTCTCTTCTGAATATATAGTTGCCACAGAGGTTGGAATATTACATCAAATGGTTAGGTCTAATCCCTTAAAAACATTTATTCCTGCTCCACCAAACGATTCAACATGTGCTTGTAATGAGTGTTCATACATGAAATTAATAACTTTAAAAAAGTTATATTTGACACTCAAATATGAATTACCTGAAATCAATGTAGAAAAGAGTTTAATCGATTTAGCTAGGTTACCAATAGAAAGAATGCTTGAGTTGAAATGAGTCAATCTGATTTTTTAAGAAACGATAGAGAGTTAAGGGATAATGAGTTTGAAGGAAAGATAAGACCTTCACAATTTGAGCAATTCAAGGGTCAGGAAGATATTGTAAAGAATCTTTCAATTTTTGTACAAGCTGCTAAGTTAAGAGGCGAAGCTTTAGATCATGTTTTGCTTCATGGACCTCCTGGATTAGGAAAAACAACCCTGGCTAACATTATCTCTAATGAGTTATCGGTAAATATTAAAACTACATCTGGACCAATATTAGAAAAACCAGGCGATTTAGCCGGTTTATTAACTAACCTTGATAAGTTTGATATTCTTTTTATTGATGAAATTCATCGGCTAAGTCCTGTTGTTGAAGAGTATTTATACTCAGCAATGGAGGATTATAAGATTGACATCATTATTGATAAAGGACCTAGTGCGCGAAGCATTCAAATTGAGTTGAATCCTTTTACATTAATTGGTGCTACTACACGTAGCGGTTTACTGACAAGTCCTTTGCGGGCACGATTTGGCATTAATTTTCATTTGGAATACTATAATTCAGAGGTTATTGTTAATATAATTAAACGATCTTCTAAAATTTTAGGTATTTCAATAGATGAAGATGCTGCCATTGAAATTTCGTTAAGAAGTAGAGGCACTCCCCGAATTGCTAATGCATTGTTAAGAAGAGTGAGAGATTTTGCTCAGGTTATAGGTGATGGAAATATCGATCATTTAATAGCTGTTCATGCCTTAGATTCTTTAAAGATCGATTCTCGTGGGTTAGATGAAATGGATAATAAAATTCTTCGAACATTAATCAATAAGTTTAAAGGAGGACCTGTTGGTATTAATACAATTGCAACTGCAATAGGAGAGGATTCAGGAACTATTGAAGACGTTTATGAACCTTTCTTAATTAAAGAGGGATTCTTGAAAAGAACCCCTCGCGGACGTGAAGTAACGGATTTAACTTATAAACATTTAAAAATTGATAGATTTCCAGAACAAGGATCCTTATTTTGATTAGAATATCGAGTCGGAAATTAACTTCATTTTTTTGATGTTTATTATTTTAATTTTTTTCCCTTTTAGTTCTATTAAACCTTCAGATTTGAATTCACTAAGGATTCTTATCACAGATTCTGTTGCTGTTCCAACTAAACTTGATAGATCTTCTCGTGTTAGGTTAATTTTGATATAGCCTTCACTATCTATTTTAAAAGTATCGAAAAGCATAAGAAGCATTTCGGCTAGTCTTTCTCTAACAGTTTTTTGAGCAATATCCTTAATATAGATGTTAGCTTGGTCTAGTTCTTTGCAGGTCAGTTGAATTAATGATAGTGCAAAATCTGAATTATTCTTTATGAGCGAAAATATTATTTCCGATGGAATAAAGCATATTTCAGCGTCTTCCAATACTTCTACAGTTGTACATGCAGCTTCATTACTTAGTACCGATCTGTAACCGGTAATATCTCCCGGAATGGCAAAAGCAACAATTTGAGGTTTTTCGTCGATTCCTGTTTTATATATTTTTAGTACCCCACTTTGAATGCAGTAGCAACCGGTTATTCTGCTTCCTTCTCTGTATAGAATGTCGCCCTTTTTGTATGAATTACACTTTAGCTTAGCTTCCAACAATTCGAGTTCTTCACTTTTAAGAGATCTGAAAACCGATATTGAAGAACAAGCACAGGTTTTACATTGAAATGTATTACCTTCTCTCATACTAATTATTTTAATTGTAGAACAAAAAATCTGATTTAAAGTTTACCTGTTAGTATTTTTTGAATTGATTCAAAAATCTAACATCATTCTCAAAGTAAAGTCGTAAGTCTTTTACTCCATATTTAAGCATTGCTATTCTTTCTAATCCCATGCCAAAAGCAAAGCCTGAGTAAACTTTACTGTCTATATTGTTTAATTCCAAAACATTAGGGTCAACCATTCCGCAACCCAAAACCTCAAGCCATCCTGTATACTTACAAACTGAGCATCCTTTACCACCGCAAAGTTTGCAGCTTACATCCATTTCAGCTGAAGGTTCTGTGAAAGGAAAGAACGAAGGACGAAGTCTTATTTGTGTTTCTTCACCAAAAATCTCTCTTGCGAAGTACAGTAAGGTTTGTTTTAAATCGGCGAAAGAAACATTCTTATCAATGTAAAGCCCTTCAATTTGATGGAATATACAGTGTGCTCTAGCAGAAATTGCTTCGTTTCTGAAAACTCTACCAGGACAAACCACCCTAATAGGAAGTTTTTCACGTTCCATACTTCTAACCTGAACAGAAGAAGTATGAGTTCTAAGTAATATGTCTGGATTCTTTTCAATGAAGAATGTATCCTGCATATCTCTTGCGGGATGTTCTTCCGGAAAGTTTAAAGCAGAGAATACGTGCCAATCATCCTCAATTTCTGGTCCTTCATATATAGTAAAACCTAGTTTTTTGAAGGTTTCGTAAAGTTCATTCTTTATCAGAGAAATTGGATGACGAGTTCCAAACTCTTGATTTGGTTCGTTAAGCGTTAAGTCAATATTAGTTTCCCTTTTTGAAGAAGAGCCAAGCGATTGTTTCCAATTGTCAATTTTTTCTTGAGCCTCGTTCTTAAGGGTATTGATTACTTGTCCTAGATTTTTCTTTTCTTCCTTACTAACATTCCTAAAGTCTTCGAAAAGCAAAGTTATAAGTCCCTTTTTTCCTAAAAGAAAAATTCTTATTTTTTCAACATCGTCCTGGTTTACAGGATTTAACTTCTTTATCTCTTCCCTAATGCTCTCTATTCTTTGTAACATATCTAGTTAATTAAACTAATTTTCATTTTAATGTCTTTTAGTGGCCTATCGTTCTCATCGCGTTCCACTAATGATATTTTTTCTACTGCATCGTAGCCTTCAATAACTTCACCAAAAATTGTGTAGTTTCCATCTAAATGAGGAATACCTCCAATTGTCGTATATGTTTTACGTTGAAGTTCGTTGAACTTAACAATTGGTGTTGCTAGTTTAAACGAATCAACTTTGGTATTTACTATTTTGCTTATTTCTTTAATCAACTTTGGATTATTCAAAGTATCGCCTTTCTCCTTAATAAGATCAGCAAAAATTTTACTCTCAAACTTAGATACCTTTTTATTATATAGTTTAATTTCAAGAGAATCTAATTGTTCGTTTGTAAATATCTTTCCAACAACAATATAGAATTGTGAACTTGAAGATTTCTTCTCTGGGTTAACATCATCCCCTTCGCGGGCCATAGCAATAACACCTTTCTTGTGAATAATAGTATCAACAAATTCAGCATCCACTAAGTAACCAGCATCAGCCTCACCATAAAGTTTTCCGGCTTCAGCGTTCTTTGTGTCAGGATCGCCTCCCTGTATAACGAAGTCTTTTATAACCCTATGGAAAATAATTCCGTCGTAGAACTTTTCGTCAACTAGTTTAACAAAATTATTTGTGTGATTAGGAGTAGAATTGTATAATTTTACAACGATATTTCCGTATTCAGTTTCTATTTTCGCGTGATGAAAATTTTTATCGTATTTTGAACAGCTTGCAAGAAAAGCTATTAGAACTATTGCGACTAATCTTTTCATAATTTGTAGTTTTAACAACGCAAAAATATGAACAATTATTGAATATTGACCATTGTCATATTTTTTTGATAGACTTATTGTTGAATATTAATTCTTGTTGAATGTCGTCAGTTAAGCAACTTTTTTCGCAATCTGTGTTTTATGGATTAAGTACAGTCTTACCAAAACTTCTTAATTTTTTACTCGTTTTTGTTCATACTTATTTTTTTAAGGATGCCTCCAATTATGGAATTGTCAATGAATTGTATGCTTACTTAACTATTTTGCTTATCATTTTAACTTTTGGGCTTGAAACAGGATTTTTCCGTTTTGTTTCAAAAAGTTACGATAAGGAGAAGGTTTACTCTACGTTATTTTACTTTTTACTTTTTACATCAATATTAGCCTCTTCCATTTTCTTTGTATTCTCAAGCAGAATAGCCAATGCTCTAGGTAGTGTTTATGACTCTTCCTACATTTATACATTAGGGTTGATCATTTCTCTTGATGCCTTAATGGCTATACCCTTTGCCAAACTTAGAATTGAGAATCGTCCTATTCTGTTTTCCTCGATAAAACTTTTTGGTGTTTTTGTTAATATCCTACTGAATGTTTTCTTCTATGTCATTCTCACACCTGAGCAACATCAGCAATTGTTTCCCAATATCAATCCTATTTACTTTATCTTTTTCTCTAACCTTGTTCAGAATGTTTTAACTCTTGTTGTTTTGTTAGTTTTCACTCGAGTTCCTAAGTTTCAATTCGATTTTTCTTTGCTTAAGACTATTTTAAGATACTCTTTTCCATTGTTGATTGCAGGAATGGCAGGTACAGCAAATGAGTCCTTCGATAGAATTTTTCTTAAGTATATTTTACCCGAAGAGAGCAACCCCCTTTATCAGATCGGTATTTATAGTGCCAATTTCAAGTTAGCCGTTCTCCTTGTTCTCTTTACTCAAATGTATCGTTTTGCAGCAGAGCCTTTTTTCTTTAATAATCAAGATAAGGAAGATTCGGTACAGGTTTTTGGCAAGGCAATGAAGTATTTTGTAATATTCTGTTCTCTTATTTTTCTATTCGTTACATTCAATCTTCCGATTTTCAAATATTACATTGGACCTTCGTATCGCTCTGGTTTACTTATTGTTCCTATTTTGCTGATTGCCAATATTTTAAATGGAACTTTTTTTAATCTATCCTTTTGGTATAAGTTGACAGATAAAACTGTATATGGTATAAAGTACACTGTTATAGGAGCTTCCATTACTATTCTTTCCAATTTTATACTTATACCTATAATTGGGATTTATGGAGCAGCCTTGTCTAGGGTTTTTACCTATGGTTTTATGAACTTTTTGAGTTATCGCGATGGAAAAAAATCTGGTTTAATCTCGTTCGATACAACCAACTTAAAAAAATATGTCATTTTGTTTATAACTATACTTGTTATTTCAACCATTCTAATTTTCACAAAACCTATTTTTGCAGTTGTATTCATAAATTTAGCATTGTTGTTTTTTGTTTATATTTTTATCAAGACTGAAAAAATTAATGTTCCCTATTTAAATAGGTTTATTAAGATTTAATATGATAACTGTAAAAATTAAGAACGAATCACTTTATCCAAATCCGTCATATTCTACTGAGCATAGTAGTGGAATGGATCTACGAGCCAATATTTCAGAAAGTATTACCATTAAACCACTCGAAAGAGTTTTGGTTAAAACAGGATTATATCTCGAAATTCCTGAAGGATTCGAAGCGCAAATTCGTCCTCGTAGCGGGTTAGCTTTGAAAAAAGGAATAACTGTCCTAAATACTCCAGGAACCATTGATGCCGATTATAGGGGAGAGGTTGGTGTTATATTGATCAACCTTAGTTCTGAACCTTTTGTTATAGAACCAGGCGAGCGTATTTGTCAGATGGTATTTGCTAAGTACGAAAAAGCTATTTTTGATAATGTTCAATTTGTTTCCGATACCATTCGGGGTGCTGGTGGGTTTGGACATACTGGTGTTAAATGATAAGATTTTCTTTTAGATACTTTTTATTATTTTTTTTGCTGACTTCTTTTTTTTCAGTGAATTGTCAAACTATTGATGATTTAAATAAAAAAAGGAAATCTATTGAGGATAATATTTCTAAAATCTCTAGTTTAATTGAGGAAACCTCCAAGAGTAAGAGCCTTACTGTAAATAATCTTAAACTTATTGATCAGCGAATAAAACTGAAAAATGAATTAATTAAGCAGATTGAGTCTGAAATTGCTTTTTTGAATGATAAAATTATTTATAGTCAGAATCAGATTGACAGTTTGGAAATTTTAATAGGAAATGTAAAAGAAGAATTAGCTTTTATACTTAATACAAAGTTTAGAAATAGAGATCGTGTTGAGTTGATTATGTTTGTTCTTTCTTCCAGTTCTTTTAATCAGGCTTACGTACGGGTAAAGTTTTACAAAAACTTAATGAGATATCAGGAGAAGAGATTAGACGATTTGAAGCAACTCATCTCTATTGTTCATACTAATAAACTTAATCTTCAAAATAGTTATAAATTATTTAAATTAAAACAAGTTGAAAAAGAGAATGAATTATCTAAATTAGTTAAAGACTCTAAATCTTATCAACTAAAGGTTAATGAAATTAAACGAAAGGAGAAAGAATTAAGGCGAGATTTACTAAATGAGAAAAAGAAATCTGAAGCTATTGCAGAACAAATCAAGAAGATAATTGAGGAGGAAGCACGACGAAAGAAAAGTAACGATACCAAAACAAAAGAAATTAACTATTCTTTAAGTAAACAGTTTAAGGAAAATTTAGGAAAATTACCCTCTCCAGTAAAAGATGGAGTTATCACAGCCACTTATGGTGAATCTAATCATCCTTTTTTAAAAGGAGTTAAGATTAAAAATAATGGAATAGATATTACCGTTTCTAAAAATTCTAATGTATATTGTATTTTTGATGGAAGTGTGA is a window of Tenuifilaceae bacterium CYCD DNA encoding:
- a CDS encoding Xaa-Pro aminopeptidase; protein product: MFEKQIYIDRRLKLRKKIKSGIAIIMGNTESPMNYPGNTFRFRQDSSFLYFFGLDVPNLIGIIDIEDGKDCLYGDDFDIDDIIWMGPQPKLKELGEKVGVLSTHPLKELNTTISRAIRHGRRIHIIPPYRAENILTLERLLGINQSFIKTYTSVELIKAIVSLRSIKEACEIEEIEKACAIGYKMHTTAMKMAKISALEREIAGAIEGIAIGNGTMPSFPIILSQNGETLHNHDHSQILQQGRLLLVDAGAESVSHYASDNTRTMPVGGKFTQQQKDIYNIVLAANNKAIEISKPGMLYLDVHKASARAVVEGLSALGIMKGNIDDAVENGAHALFYPHGLGHMMGLDVHDMEDLGENFVGYDDEVSRSDQFGTAYLRCARRLQPGFVLTVEPGIYFIPALIEKWKSEKINESFINYAKLADYANFGGIRLEDDILITDKGCRILGQRIPITVDEVESTMM
- a CDS encoding membrane protein — its product is MIFAKNTQAQIDSTKTEKDTAKRYFVVLPIAFYGEETNVGFGASGGYYYKNGDNKISSIQGSAVYTLKNQVSLSVLPKIYTSTRDFYYSGHLKLNYYPDKFFGIGRNTNDSLEENFTSKDFSLLLQRQRMLFGVIMMGAQAQVNYYHVADIQKDGLLAKGVVGMNDKLTTGLGLLLTWDNRDNMFYPTDGEFYKASLLVYSKIFGSDLDFTKLTIDLRNFYALGAKHVFALQVYGDLSWGDTPFQMMPALGGSDILRGYYKGRYRDKMMICAQAEYRFPIYKWLKGAAFASAGDVAPDIETFDISKSKVSYGAGLRARVNPVNVHLRFDVAFTRDREPAFYFTASEAF
- the nadA gene encoding quinolinate synthase A, which encodes MNNSIVNNLGYVDENLDGSLNLVDEINKLRKEKNAVILAHYYQNPEIQDIADFVGDSLALSQKAAEVDAKIIVFAGVKFMAETAKILSPKSKVLLPDLNAGCSLAEGCKFDDFKKFIDLYPNHKVVTYVNTTADIKSLSYICCTSSNAVKVIKSIPLNEPIIFAPDRNLGNYLKALTKRDNMIVWDGACHVHDQFSLERILKLKEEYPNAKFIAHPESPKPILTIADFIGSTQDLLAFTEKDLSSEYIVATEVGILHQMVRSNPLKTFIPAPPNDSTCACNECSYMKLITLKKLYLTLKYELPEINVEKSLIDLARLPIERMLELK
- the ruvB gene encoding Holliday junction ATP-dependent DNA helicase RuvB gives rise to the protein MSQSDFLRNDRELRDNEFEGKIRPSQFEQFKGQEDIVKNLSIFVQAAKLRGEALDHVLLHGPPGLGKTTLANIISNELSVNIKTTSGPILEKPGDLAGLLTNLDKFDILFIDEIHRLSPVVEEYLYSAMEDYKIDIIIDKGPSARSIQIELNPFTLIGATTRSGLLTSPLRARFGINFHLEYYNSEVIVNIIKRSSKILGISIDEDAAIEISLRSRGTPRIANALLRRVRDFAQVIGDGNIDHLIAVHALDSLKIDSRGLDEMDNKILRTLINKFKGGPVGINTIATAIGEDSGTIEDVYEPFLIKEGFLKRTPRGREVTDLTYKHLKIDRFPEQGSLF
- a CDS encoding Crp/Fnr family transcriptional regulator; this encodes MREGNTFQCKTCACSSISVFRSLKSEELELLEAKLKCNSYKKGDILYREGSRITGCYCIQSGVLKIYKTGIDEKPQIVAFAIPGDITGYRSVLSNEAACTTVEVLEDAEICFIPSEIIFSLIKNNSDFALSLIQLTCKELDQANIYIKDIAQKTVRERLAEMLLMLFDTFKIDSEGYIKINLTREDLSSLVGTATESVIRILSEFKSEGLIELKGKKIKIINIKKMKLISDSIF
- the pheS gene encoding phenylalanine--tRNA ligase alpha subunit, with amino-acid sequence MLQRIESIREEIKKLNPVNQDDVEKIRIFLLGKKGLITLLFEDFRNVSKEEKKNLGQVINTLKNEAQEKIDNWKQSLGSSSKRETNIDLTLNEPNQEFGTRHPISLIKNELYETFKKLGFTIYEGPEIEDDWHVFSALNFPEEHPARDMQDTFFIEKNPDILLRTHTSSVQVRSMEREKLPIRVVCPGRVFRNEAISARAHCIFHQIEGLYIDKNVSFADLKQTLLYFAREIFGEETQIRLRPSFFPFTEPSAEMDVSCKLCGGKGCSVCKYTGWLEVLGCGMVDPNVLELNNIDSKVYSGFAFGMGLERIAMLKYGVKDLRLYFENDVRFLNQFKKY
- a CDS encoding peptidyl-prolyl cis-trans isomerase translates to MKRLVAIVLIAFLASCSKYDKNFHHAKIETEYGNIVVKLYNSTPNHTNNFVKLVDEKFYDGIIFHRVIKDFVIQGGDPDTKNAEAGKLYGEADAGYLVDAEFVDTIIHKKGVIAMAREGDDVNPEKKSSSSQFYIVVGKIFTNEQLDSLEIKLYNKKVSKFESKIFADLIKEKGDTLNNPKLIKEISKIVNTKVDSFKLATPIVKFNELQRKTYTTIGGIPHLDGNYTIFGEVIEGYDAVEKISLVERDENDRPLKDIKMKISLIN
- a CDS encoding polysaccharide biosynthesis protein, producing MSSVKQLFSQSVFYGLSTVLPKLLNFLLVFVHTYFFKDASNYGIVNELYAYLTILLIILTFGLETGFFRFVSKSYDKEKVYSTLFYFLLFTSILASSIFFVFSSRIANALGSVYDSSYIYTLGLIISLDALMAIPFAKLRIENRPILFSSIKLFGVFVNILLNVFFYVILTPEQHQQLFPNINPIYFIFFSNLVQNVLTLVVLLVFTRVPKFQFDFSLLKTILRYSFPLLIAGMAGTANESFDRIFLKYILPEESNPLYQIGIYSANFKLAVLLVLFTQMYRFAAEPFFFNNQDKEDSVQVFGKAMKYFVIFCSLIFLFVTFNLPIFKYYIGPSYRSGLLIVPILLIANILNGTFFNLSFWYKLTDKTVYGIKYTVIGASITILSNFILIPIIGIYGAALSRVFTYGFMNFLSYRDGKKSGLISFDTTNLKKYVILFITILVISTILIFTKPIFAVVFINLALLFFVYIFIKTEKINVPYLNRFIKI
- the dut gene encoding deoxyuridine 5'-triphosphate nucleotidohydrolase, yielding MITVKIKNESLYPNPSYSTEHSSGMDLRANISESITIKPLERVLVKTGLYLEIPEGFEAQIRPRSGLALKKGITVLNTPGTIDADYRGEVGVILINLSSEPFVIEPGERICQMVFAKYEKAIFDNVQFVSDTIRGAGGFGHTGVK
- a CDS encoding peptidase M23 — its product is MNCQTIDDLNKKRKSIEDNISKISSLIEETSKSKSLTVNNLKLIDQRIKLKNELIKQIESEIAFLNDKIIYSQNQIDSLEILIGNVKEELAFILNTKFRNRDRVELIMFVLSSSSFNQAYVRVKFYKNLMRYQEKRLDDLKQLISIVHTNKLNLQNSYKLFKLKQVEKENELSKLVKDSKSYQLKVNEIKRKEKELRRDLLNEKKKSEAIAEQIKKIIEEEARRKKSNDTKTKEINYSLSKQFKENLGKLPSPVKDGVITATYGESNHPFLKGVKIKNNGIDITVSKNSNVYCIFDGSVTRIFSVPMSGVAVIVRHGTYLSVYSNLDKLEVKVGDKIKIGQKIGEVLKMSDKVGVLHLEVWNERSSENPANWISSFKGK